The genomic segment GCTAAAAGAAAGGTAAAAATAAATACTGGTGAGTATAAGGTAATTTTAATGCCGATACCGGCTGCCCATTTTTTCTCTATTTTATTTGTTGGTGCTAATGGTAAACAATTAGAAAAGAATGCTACTCCTTTAGTTGATAAAGAAGGAAAACAGATTGCACCCGCTTTTTTAAATATTGTTGACAATGGAATTTATCCTTTTGGATATAACACAGCTCCTTTTGATGGCGATGGAATAAAAAGAAGAAGCACAAAAGTGATTGAAAATGGCATTTTTTCTAACTTCCTTTTTGATTTAATAACTGCTCAGAAATTAAATCGGAAATCAACTGGTAATAGTGAACGAAGTTATGAAAGTATGCCCAGAATTCAAGCTACCAATATTTATGTTGAGCCATCTCAAGACTATCCATTAACAAAAATAATAAAAGAGATAAAAGAAGGGATAATCGTTTATTATATGCTTGGTGCTGGTCAATCAAATGTTTTAGCGGGTGAATTTAATTGGGTGATTAACTTGGGATTTAAAATTGAAAATGGTGAGATTATCGGTCGGATAAAAGATTGTATGTTTGCGGGAAATTTATATGAATATCTAAATAAAATTATTTTAATTGGCAGCGAAATCAAAGATTTGGGTAATTATTTTCTTCCACCCATTGTATTAGATAAATGTAAAATAGTAAGTAAAGAATAGATTAACCCAAAAGATTTTGACATTTATCGGTTTTTTATTATAATTTTTCTATGAGAAAAATAATTTTATTAATCTTTTTATTTAATTTTTGTTTTAAACCTTCAATTATTAGTGGTCAAACAAAACCCTATGATGTTTTAATACGGAGCGGTAAGATTTATTTACAAAATCGACAATATGAGAAGGCAAAAGAGATGTTTGAAGAAGCCGTTTCTCAAAGACCCGAGGATCCGGACGGAAATTTTTATTTGGCAATAACTTTAATCTCTTTGGGCGATTATCTTAATGCTGCCCGATATCTTTTGGTACCGGTTAATGATAATAATTATTTAAAAAAGATTCAAAAAGATGAGAATTATAAATTAACCTGTTGGTCCTCTTTGATTGAGGCATCCCAGAATTATTTAGCAAATAATAAATCAGATTCAGCTTTAATTTATGCGAAAGGTGCTTTAATCCTTGATCCGGAAAGACCTTTTAATTATACTTTGCTTTCCCAAATTTATGCCAATCTGAAAATGTTCGATTCCCTTTATGTTCTTGCTCAAAATATGATAAGTAAAGATGCTAATTCGCCACAGGGTTATTCTTTATTAGGCAGTTATTATTTAGCGAAAGAAGACTACGATAATGCATTAAATTCTTTTGAAAATTCTATCAGAAATTATGAGAGAAAGATTAGCGAAGAGAAAGATAAATTAGCCGAACTTTTAAAATTAAAAGAGGAGAAAGAAAAGGTAATAAAGAAATTACTTAATTATCAAAGTGAGAAGAAAATAAAAGAATTTGAGAGTTATCTAAAAGATAGTCTGAAATTTAGAAGTGGAATTGAAAAGGTTGCCCAGTTAGTTTTAGAAATCAGCAGTCTAAATCAAGAATATACTCAAAATCTTTTAAGGGTTGGCTTAATCCAAATGCAAAAGAAGAAGGAAAAAGAAGCGGTGAATACTTTCAAAAAATTATGGGAAGTAGACGAAAAAAATTATGATGCCCTTTTTTATTTAGGCGCTAATTATTATACTCTTTCTTTGTACGATAGTTGTCGGATAACTTTTGAGAATTTAATTTCTTTGATTCTCCGTTGGCCAACCGAAGAAGAGAAGTTAAAAATTAAGGATCTGATTACTGATACTTCCTTAAATTATTTAGAACTTCCTTCCCAATTTTCACCTTATCTATATTATTTAACAAAAGATAATTCCCTTTCTATTTTGGCACCAGAAAGATTAGAAAACGTTTATATGATTCTTGGCGGTGCCTATGCCCAATTGGCTAAATTAGAAAACAAGCCCACTTATTATGATTCGGCTATTAAATATTTTGAGAAAATTATTTTAATAAATCCAAAGAATTTGGATGCTTATCAAAACTTGGCAGTTGTCTATCGGGATAAAGGAGACAGAGAGACAGCAAGAAAATATTTAGAAAAGAAAATGAAATTAGAGAAGGAGTTAAAATGAAAATGATATTAAATATTTTAATTGTTATTTTATTGGCTGGTCTTTTATATGTTTTAATTTACCCTCAATACGAAGAGAGCAAAATTCAACAGGTGAGAATTGCTTGTGATTCCAGTATCGCCTCGGTTATTTATTTTGTTGCCCAAGATACCGAATTTTTTAAAGCCGAAAGAATTGAGCCGGTTTTTGTTTTCTATAGTAATCCTAACGAAGGATTGGAAAAACTCCTCAAAAAAGAATGTGATATCGGAATTTTCCCATGGTTGACCGTTTTTGATTATATGAAAAATAAAAACGAAACTTTAATGGTCTTTACTTCTTATGAATTTCAATCAGGGATTACAGTTGATGCGATAATTATAAATCAAATAAAATTAAAATTAAAAGATAAAATAGTTTTTACTGTTTTAAATAATAAAAAATTTGGTGTTCCTTTTGGTTATTTAGAAATCGTCAAAGAAATTTTAAATCGAATGGGAGTAGATGTTAAAAAAGTCAATTTTGTTGAGGGTAGTTTTGGTGAGATATATGATAAGTTTTTAAAAGGTGAGATTGATGCGGGATTATTTATTGAACCTTATCGTTCGTTATTAATAGAACAAGGTTATTCTTCTTTGTTTGAAGGTCCATTACCCAAAATTTATATGCCCGCTTATCCGGGTTATGCGATTGGATTTTCTAAAGAATTTTTTAATAAGAAGAGAAGAATATGTGCTAAAATAAAGAAAATTACCGATGGGGCGATTGCGATAATTAATAAAGATGCTAAATATGCTCGTCAAGTATATCAGAAATATTTTCAATTTGCTTCTGAAAATGTGCGCTTACCGGATATTCAAAAAACTAGCGCGATGAATAAAGGAGCAATTATTTCTTTATTTAGAAAACTTTATAACGAAGAACCCGATACCACTATTCTCTTTGCCAAGCCTTATCAACTACAATTATAGAAAAGGGGGTTGTGCTAAAGCGGGGGGTTGGCGGTCCCCTGTAACCCGAAACCCGCCTTATGCGGGGCTGACAGGACAAGTTGAGGGGAAAAGTAATGGGTGTCTTTAATAAAAAGGAGGCGATGAAGGCCGGGTCTGACAAAGGCATAACCTACGAACCCCGCCAGGGCCGGAAGGCAGCAACGGTAAGTAGGAAATATGTCGGTTGTCAGGGTGCCTGGTTGGAGCCTTTCTTTTTATTAAAGCCCCATTATTTTTTCTCGAACTTGTCGCACAACCCCCATTAAATCATATTTGTAAACTTGATTCTCTTCTTTTTATTAAAAGTTTGACTTTAAGACTTTATTTTTTATAATTAAAACATATGGAGCGGAAAGTTTTTTCTTTAAAGTATCGACCAAAGACTTTTGATGAGATCTGTGTTCAAGAGGTGGTTGTTAAAACTTTAAAAAATGCGATTTTGAGTAATAAGATTCATAATGCCTATTTGTTTTCTGGCCCCAGAGGCACCGGTAAAACAACTACTGCCAGAATCTTTGCCAAAGCACTAAATTGTGAAGAAGGGATGACAATAAATCCTTGTAATCGATGCAAGATTTGTAAAGAAATTGATAATTCTAATTCTTTGGATGTAATTGAGATTGATGGTGCTTCTAACCGGGGAATTGACGAAATAAGAGAATTAAGAGAAAAAGCAAAGTTTAATCCAATTAAGGGTAGATTTAAAATTTATATTATTGACGAAGTCCACATGTTGACAACTGAAGCCTTTAATGCCCTATTAAAAATTTTAGAAGAGCCGCCACCTTATGTGAAATTTATCTTTGCCACTACTAATCCAACAAAAGTTCCTAAAACAATAATCTCTCGTTGCCAAAGATTTGATTTTCGAAAAGCAACAGTTAATGAAATTGTTGCTCGTTTAAAAACGATTGCTCAAAAAGAAAATATTATCTTAGAAGAAGATGCTTATTATCAGATTGCTAAAAGAGCCGATGGAGCGATTAGGGATGCGGAGGTGATATTAGAGCAAGTTTCGGTCTTTGCTTCTCAGCCAATTAAAGGAGAGGATGTGGAGAAACTTTTAGGGGTGGTTCCGGAAAGAGTAATTTTTGAATATTTTGAAGAATTAAAGAAAGCCGATATAAAAGAAGTTTTAAAATTTTTAGTTAGAATCGAACAAGAAGGAAGAGATCCTTTTGAATTTTATAAAAGTATCGTCCAAGCCTTTCGGACAATTCTTTTAATAAAAAATGAATTACCAAAAAAGGCATTAGGAATTACCGAGGAGGAGTATCAAGAGTTTACTCAGATTGGCAATCTTTTTTCTGATCAAGAGATATATGAGATGATAAATATTTTGATTGGCTATGAAAGATTATTGAAATATACCTCTTTTCCGGAGATTGTTTTGGAAAATTTAAGTTTATCTTTATTAAAATATTTTAAATTAAAGAAAGAGATGGGATTAATTTCCTTGGGTAAAATTTATAGTATTTCACCAAAGATCGCCGGAATATTAGAAGATACAATTATCAAAGAAATTGATAATATAGTCAATATTTATTATCAACCTTTTAAAGGCAAATTAACACTTTTACAAGAGCACGAAGAAGAGATAAAAGAAGTCTTACAAAAGATTTTGAATAAAGAAATAATGATAAAATTTATTCAAAGAGAAATTAAAGAAGAAAAAAAGATTTCTGAAATATTGGATAAGACCTTTGAAGGATTTGAAGAATTAGCATGAATGAGGAGTTTAAGAAAATATTAAGATTTTTAGAAAAACTACCGGGAATCGGCAAAAGAAGTGCTCAGAGAATTGCTTTTTATCTTTTAAAAATGGAGGATAGGGAAATAAAGGAATTTACCAGTTCTTTAATTTCAGCAAGGGAAAATTTGAGAATTTGTGAAGAATGTTTTAATTATAGCGAAGAAAAAATTTGTAAAATTTGTCAAAATGAAAATCGAGATAATAGTTTATTATGTATTGTTGAAGAGCCTTCCCATCTCTTTTTTATCGAAACTACTAAGGCTTATAATGGCAAATATTTCGTCCTTGGTGGATTATTGACGTCGGAAAAAGAAGAGATAATGAAAGAGAGAATAAATAAACTATTAGCGAAAGTAAAAAATGATAAATTGAAAGAGATAATTATCGCCTTAAATCCCACAACCGAAGGTGAAGCCACTTCTTATTATCTTTCTGACCTTTTAAAAGAATTTAATAAAAAGATAACCCGAATTGGTTTAGGACTTCCTTTTGGTTCTTCTTTAGAACTTGCTGATCCAATTACCATTACCAAGGCAATAGAAGGTAGAAAAGAGTTAGGTTAATTTTTTTAAAGGAGGAAAAGAATGCTTTTAGATATTTTTTTAAATCCAAGAAATTATTTTTTAAAATTAAAAGAAAAACCAGAATTTATTATCCCTTTAATTATTATTCTTGTTTTTACTTTGCTTCAATCTTATGTAGCAACTCGTTATACCAATGTTTCTGAAATCATTAAAAGAATGGAAGAAAGAGGAGCACCAAGAGAACAGATTGAAAAGGTGGAAGAATTTATGAGAAGACCAACAAGAGTTATTATCGGTTTAGTTAGTGCTTTAATCATTACTGTTATTTTCCTTCTAATAATCTCTTTAATCTTTAATTTTTCGCTTCCTTTATTAGGTAGTGAAGGTAATTTTATAAAGACCTTTGCGATTGTTTGTGGCGCGGGTTTGGTAACTGCCTTTGGTTCGTTAATTAGAAGTATTATAATTGTTCTTCGTCAATCACCATTTGTGACAACCAGTTTGGCATTATTTTTACCTACCGAAAAAGGACTTTTATTCAATTTTCTCTCTCGTTTTGATTTTTTTACAATTTGGCAGATAATTTTGATTGCCTTCGG from the candidate division WOR-3 bacterium genome contains:
- a CDS encoding TldD/PmbA family protein gives rise to the protein MVIEDLKELLKDKNIIYDIFYEEGHQESFQFRGDEPYSCEKKERRGVGLRVIKDGRIGFSSTSDFSKLKELVDTALTLSFYGEKVNIKLPWEKDLPEVKTISNKTSLIKSEKLYSMAVELISLIKEKEPEVKIDLSIEKEYQYVRLANSEGFDASYEKIILGFGFDGLLVLEDGITWLSDFYNLSENPELDLKKVSEDFCQLIKIAKRKVKINTGEYKVILMPIPAAHFFSILFVGANGKQLEKNATPLVDKEGKQIAPAFLNIVDNGIYPFGYNTAPFDGDGIKRRSTKVIENGIFSNFLFDLITAQKLNRKSTGNSERSYESMPRIQATNIYVEPSQDYPLTKIIKEIKEGIIVYYMLGAGQSNVLAGEFNWVINLGFKIENGEIIGRIKDCMFAGNLYEYLNKIILIGSEIKDLGNYFLPPIVLDKCKIVSKE
- a CDS encoding tetratricopeptide repeat protein produces the protein MRKIILLIFLFNFCFKPSIISGQTKPYDVLIRSGKIYLQNRQYEKAKEMFEEAVSQRPEDPDGNFYLAITLISLGDYLNAARYLLVPVNDNNYLKKIQKDENYKLTCWSSLIEASQNYLANNKSDSALIYAKGALILDPERPFNYTLLSQIYANLKMFDSLYVLAQNMISKDANSPQGYSLLGSYYLAKEDYDNALNSFENSIRNYERKISEEKDKLAELLKLKEEKEKVIKKLLNYQSEKKIKEFESYLKDSLKFRSGIEKVAQLVLEISSLNQEYTQNLLRVGLIQMQKKKEKEAVNTFKKLWEVDEKNYDALFYLGANYYTLSLYDSCRITFENLISLILRWPTEEEKLKIKDLITDTSLNYLELPSQFSPYLYYLTKDNSLSILAPERLENVYMILGGAYAQLAKLENKPTYYDSAIKYFEKIILINPKNLDAYQNLAVVYRDKGDRETARKYLEKKMKLEKELK
- a CDS encoding ABC transporter substrate-binding protein; this encodes MKMILNILIVILLAGLLYVLIYPQYEESKIQQVRIACDSSIASVIYFVAQDTEFFKAERIEPVFVFYSNPNEGLEKLLKKECDIGIFPWLTVFDYMKNKNETLMVFTSYEFQSGITVDAIIINQIKLKLKDKIVFTVLNNKKFGVPFGYLEIVKEILNRMGVDVKKVNFVEGSFGEIYDKFLKGEIDAGLFIEPYRSLLIEQGYSSLFEGPLPKIYMPAYPGYAIGFSKEFFNKKRRICAKIKKITDGAIAIINKDAKYARQVYQKYFQFASENVRLPDIQKTSAMNKGAIISLFRKLYNEEPDTTILFAKPYQLQL
- the dnaX gene encoding DNA polymerase III subunit gamma/tau; its protein translation is MERKVFSLKYRPKTFDEICVQEVVVKTLKNAILSNKIHNAYLFSGPRGTGKTTTARIFAKALNCEEGMTINPCNRCKICKEIDNSNSLDVIEIDGASNRGIDEIRELREKAKFNPIKGRFKIYIIDEVHMLTTEAFNALLKILEEPPPYVKFIFATTNPTKVPKTIISRCQRFDFRKATVNEIVARLKTIAQKENIILEEDAYYQIAKRADGAIRDAEVILEQVSVFASQPIKGEDVEKLLGVVPERVIFEYFEELKKADIKEVLKFLVRIEQEGRDPFEFYKSIVQAFRTILLIKNELPKKALGITEEEYQEFTQIGNLFSDQEIYEMINILIGYERLLKYTSFPEIVLENLSLSLLKYFKLKKEMGLISLGKIYSISPKIAGILEDTIIKEIDNIVNIYYQPFKGKLTLLQEHEEEIKEVLQKILNKEIMIKFIQREIKEEKKISEILDKTFEGFEELA
- the recR gene encoding recombination mediator RecR; this encodes MNEEFKKILRFLEKLPGIGKRSAQRIAFYLLKMEDREIKEFTSSLISARENLRICEECFNYSEEKICKICQNENRDNSLLCIVEEPSHLFFIETTKAYNGKYFVLGGLLTSEKEEIMKERINKLLAKVKNDKLKEIIIALNPTTEGEATSYYLSDLLKEFNKKITRIGLGLPFGSSLELADPITITKAIEGRKELG
- a CDS encoding YIP1 family protein, translated to MLLDIFLNPRNYFLKLKEKPEFIIPLIIILVFTLLQSYVATRYTNVSEIIKRMEERGAPREQIEKVEEFMRRPTRVIIGLVSALIITVIFLLIISLIFNFSLPLLGSEGNFIKTFAIVCGAGLVTAFGSLIRSIIIVLRQSPFVTTSLALFLPTEKGLLFNFLSRFDFFTIWQIILIAFGLKIVFDLKGNKSYYFVIGIWFLWVIISTFVFRGPMRG